The Dioscorea cayenensis subsp. rotundata cultivar TDr96_F1 unplaced genomic scaffold, TDr96_F1_v2_PseudoChromosome.rev07_lg8_w22 25.fasta BLBR01000784.1, whole genome shotgun sequence genome includes the window ttatttttgtgatttttctaggtttttggagttgCGGTGATATCTTGTGTTGTGTGGTTTTTCATGTTTGTCGtattttgattttcattcaATCCGTCATTTCATAGAATATAGTGGGTGTTTAAGTGAGGATCAAGCCTCGAAACTTGAGAATAGCTCTCTGTTCTATGAATCAGGTCTGCTGCATTGATCCATAACCCTATGGTTCTCTAGCTGCTCTTTCTCCCGAGTGTTCATGATTTGTTGTGGTTTGCAGCTCTCCGTCACAATTGGGTTTGTTTTTTCAGTGGGAATCCTAGCTTTTCTTCTCACATTGTGATGCTACTTGTCTTGTTTTCATGGTGTGAATGTGGAATAGTCATCAATTTTAATATCTTGAAACTTTGATATCTTGTGCCCTGCtaataataattctaacatACACCATAATCCAGGATCAAGCCAAGACTAGGGAATCCATCTTTCAAGCCACAAAAACATCACAGTTGCATCCTGTTCAGGTAGCTTCTCAGTACCTTGATATAAACAAAAGTCATTCTATCTGCAATTCCTAATAGAAAGTAGAAGCATTGTGTTGGTTAATGTCCACAGATTAGCTTAAGGTTTTTTTACATGTGTACCCCTCCAACTGAAAATGGATTCTTGTTTTGTATGAACTGGATGTTTTGCAGTTATGATTTTGGGCACGCAACAAGTTTGAAGAGACACAtaagaaataacaaaacataatgaggagaacaaaaCGAAGGGTAGCTCTAGTACAAAAATACATTggaaagtgaaaataaaatttatagcaATTTCAAAAAGTCATGTGGtactaaaaaactaaaaatttatgaatgttGATGGCCATTGTGATAAGAgttgtttctatgcttttacACCAACCCGgagtaaaatatcattaaaaatacaccaacaattttttatatatcagAATTTCTTCCAAgttgtttctatgcttttacTTCTGTTTATATATTAACATTAAATTGATGCTAAAAAAATTGggtttatcatattttagaaatattatctgttttaatttttctgtctattaaaataacaagtaatattcgtaaaaaataaataattttttaagagaaaataaaatcccGTTTcatcaaaagtaaaataacGCACGAAACAAAGTCAATAACATGACCCAAatcaattaaaagtaaaaattttattagtcACTTTAAAGAACCATTTGTCTTTTTAAAACAAGATATTTAGGCTACATGTAACTAATTTTTGGGCATTGCTGAAAGGAATTCTTCACAGTGAATTGCAGAACTTGCACAAACAATTAGTTGCCAGTGGCATATTGATGGACTCAGAATTTTGGGCAGCAAGGAAGGTAAAATTAGTTTTTAGGCTACATGTAACTAATTTTTCACTTCAAAGATAATGTGTTGTGATTTTAAGATTTTTGAGCATTCTATCCTCTTATTATCCTGAATCAAGTACTCCCTACTTGGTCATGAGAAAAGGTTTTTCATCATCACTCTGTTGATGGGGCCTAAAACATTCAAAAGTTTCTTGAACTTCATTGTAGGGGGGGTTTAGGCATTAGGGAAAGGTTGGATGATAAGAACTTATATTTTCTGAGGGCACTGCCTAGTTCTCTTTCGACAGGTGCACTTGTTGCTTGAATACTGATGTATTAATATTTAGACTTCCATTTTCAGCACAAGGCTAAGTCTTTATCCATGTGATAACAAGTGTGTGATGTGTGACCATGTGCTTTTTATGTGCATACAGATGTTGAGTTGGGAGACACAAGAACAGTGGCTGAAGCACTTGCAAGGTCCAAACAGGGTTAGAATGAATTTTTCAATGCATTTTCATTCTTTCTCGTACTGTTGGATTTGTTTCTCTGTTCTCTTCTGATGCTCACTTTATTTCTATGCAGGGTTGTCTACTGAAAATTCTGATGAGAATGTGCACATGGAAAAGTCAGAGAGGGTTTGTCATATGACTGAAATCGAGGATCTTCAAGCACCTCAAAGTTTTCCAGTTGCACCACTCTGCATAAAGGTGCTTAGAGATGACTGTATGTCAAGTTCTTAACAGCTTGTAATGTTCCACAATAAGTCACAAGGTATATAACTTGCGTTACAGGATCCGCGCGAGTATTTTGATTCTCAACAGGCCAATGCATTGAGGgtccgtttggatcacggaataggaatggtaatggtaatagGAATGGGAtaagtaatggtaatggtaatgggaaaagtaatggtaatggtaatgaaaaaaatgtttggttgaaaggaataaatattgggaatggaaaaagtgacatagagaattgtatgtaaattactttaatacccttaaactaatatataaaataattacatataaataaatatttagtctctataattattataattaaatatttagaataagtaatttttttatcattaaccaatttaatttaattataatatttaaattacttaatttatgtttattataatttaatttaattattataatgacttaatttatgtttattataatttaatttaattattataatgacttaatttatatttattattattatttaattaagtcttaagtaggggcaaaaatgtcatttcactttacttatcataattaaatagttttattaattattttatttaattaaatctgtgtaggggcaaaactgtcatttcatttttaattattataatatttaaatggctcaatttatattaattattatttactttaattattataaatagttatttaaattaataattattatttaattaaatcttaagtaGGGGgcaaaaaatgtcatttcattttccttatcataattaaatactttttattaattatttatttaattaaatctatgtagaGGGCAAAAGCGTCATTTCACTTtccttatcataattaaatactttttattaattatttatttaattaaatctatgtaggggCAAAAGCGTCATTTcactataattattataatatttaaatgactcaatttatattaattattatttactttaattattttaattagttatttaaattaataattattatttaattaaatcttaagtaggggcaaaaatgtcatttttactATCGATAGTGTTTATTACTCTCCATGCTCCGATTTTGGGGGGTAATCAAATGCTTTACTATGCACTCATACGATTAACTACGAGTCTTTCATTCTAAGTAATAGTAAAAATATCGAAACATGGGCGTATATCTCTATTAGCAATCAATCCCGTACGCGATAGTGCCTCGATCCCTTCATCCAAACACAACTTGAAGACTTTGGGTGACAATGGTACTGGAATGAAACCCATAGACTGTAACTTGAGTGCGGAAGAGGCCTGGATTTATTTGATTGGGCAGATTTCTCAGGTGAAAGTGAGAGGGTTCAATCATCTGATCGTGAGGAGAGGCTTCACGGGCACGCTTGGCAAGTCTGAGATAATAACGAGGAGCTTCGACAAAGTTTGCTTGAAATAAAAGAGGAGGGACGATATCGATGCGAGATAATGCGTCGA containing:
- the LOC120255005 gene encoding uncharacterized protein LOC120255005 isoform X2, which encodes MAMTEFAMDQAKTRESIFQATKTSQLHPVQMLSWETQEQWLKHLQGLSTENSDENVHMEKSERVCHMTEIEDLQAPQSFPVAPLCIKDPREYFDSQQANALRVRLDHGIGMVMVIGMG
- the LOC120255005 gene encoding general transcription and DNA repair factor IIH subunit TFB1-1-like isoform X1, whose product is MAMTEFAMDQAKTRESIFQATKTSQLHPVQNLHKQLVASGILMDSEFWAARKMLSWETQEQWLKHLQGLSTENSDENVHMEKSERVCHMTEIEDLQAPQSFPVAPLCIKDPREYFDSQQANALRVRLDHGIGMVMVIGMG